A stretch of DNA from Bacillus sp. 2205SS5-2:
GAACACACAAGAGCCATCACCATCGATGAAATTAAAAAATTAACAGAATTCGACTTAGATTACTTGGTAGATGAAGGGTCAAATTCAATTGGTTCTTTATTATTACATATTGCATCAATTGAATTTGTCCATCAAGTCATATCATTCGAAGGACGTGATTTGAATGAAGGTGAGTTTCAGAACTGGAGACATGCGTTAGAACTTGGGCAAGAAGGAAGAAATACAATAAGGAAGAATGATGTTGAATATTATTTGAATGAACTATCTCAAGTCAGAAATCAAACATTATCCCAGCTTAAGAAGCATGGCGATGATTGGTTATATGAAGAAAAACAATGGGCAAATGGAATTCCATATAATAACTATTATCTTTGGTTTCACGTTTTTGAAGACGAGATTAGCCACCGCGGTCAAATCAGAACAATAAAACGCCTTCTTTCAAAAAATAAATATTGGAACAAGTGACAATCAGCCATATATATTTTGGTTGTTTCCGTATAGGATCTAGCTATTAGCTGCTGTAAATATTGGGTTAGGCTATATTTGATGGAAATCAATAATGAGATAGAGAATTTAGTCAAATATCAGATGAATAACCACACTGTTTACGAAACCCCATGTCCTGTCAGACACCGCAATGAATGAAAATGGGGTCTAGCGGTTTAATGATGCATTAAACTGTTCATCCTGTTAATGCAGGTCTGAGGTCGCCTCTTTTTTGGTGGATAAAACCCCGTTTACGAAACC
This window harbors:
- a CDS encoding DinB family protein encodes the protein MIDYRIKATGNFTGKIGELVSMLEHTRAITIDEIKKLTEFDLDYLVDEGSNSIGSLLLHIASIEFVHQVISFEGRDLNEGEFQNWRHALELGQEGRNTIRKNDVEYYLNELSQVRNQTLSQLKKHGDDWLYEEKQWANGIPYNNYYLWFHVFEDEISHRGQIRTIKRLLSKNKYWNK